In the genome of Dermacentor silvarum isolate Dsil-2018 chromosome 1, BIME_Dsil_1.4, whole genome shotgun sequence, one region contains:
- the LOC125944071 gene encoding uncharacterized protein LOC125944071: MSLENLSPSKEPNVPGNEERSESLGSDLSWDEEQPDGAKSKATPERKIPVSVTGNVKSLEGSLTPESVATPEGVTTPDGVTTPGSVKSPECVEEARDAEAARGAAAVDKIEVVQGVEAGEGIEVADAGRAHKFYRAMDSIMVAKHDKPITRCFSRKLQQCAGKFRTADSQNWRGRKLRHHIRRSQRGHRRLC; encoded by the exons ATGTCGCTGGAAAATCTATCGCCTTCAAAAGAGCCAAAC GTACCGGGAAACGAGGAGCGCAGTGAAAGCCTCGGCAGCGACCTAAGCTGGGATGAAGAGCAACCAGACGGGGCTAAGTCGAAGGCCACTCCAGAGAGAAAGATACCTGTCTCGGTGACTGGGAATGTCAAGTCTCTCGAGGGCTCCTTGACTCCCGAGAGCGTCGCGACTCCCGAGGGCGTCACAACTCCCGATGGCGTCACGACTCCCGGGAGCGTTAAGTCTCCCGAGTGTGTCGAGGAAGCCCGAGATGCTGAGGCAGCCCGAGGTGCGGCGGCTGTCGACAAAATTGAAGTGGTCCAGGGCGTCGAAGCTGGCGAAGGCATCGAGGTTGCCGATGCCGGTCGAGCCCACAAGTTTTACAGGGCCATGGACTCCATCATGGTGGCCAAGCACGACAAACC AATCACTCGCTGTTTCTCAAGGAAACTTCAGCAGTGCGCCGGCAAATTTCGTACAGCCGATAGCCAGAA TTGGAGGGGAAGAAAGTTACGACATCACATTCGCCGAAGCCAGCGTGGACACCGCAGACTATGCTGA